In the genome of Candoia aspera isolate rCanAsp1 chromosome 1, rCanAsp1.hap2, whole genome shotgun sequence, one region contains:
- the NMRK2 gene encoding nicotinamide riboside kinase 2: MKYILGIGGVTNGGKTTLTNRLIQALPNCCVVHQDDFFKPQDQIQVGEDGFKQWDVLASLDMDAMVNTVRAWTENPVKFARSHGVNLALKDDSKMPTSEDVHILVVEGFLLYNYRPLVDLFDKRYYLAVPYDECKRRRSTRKYTVPDPPGLFDGHVWPMYLKYRKEMEASEVNVVYLDGLKSRDDLYVQVLDDIQNTLLNCS, from the exons ATGAAGTATATCTTAGGAATCGGAGG GGTGACCAATGGGGGCAAGACCACTTTGACCAATAGACTTATCCAAGCCCTCCCGAACTGTTGTGTTGTCCACCAGGATGACTTCTTCAAG CCACAAGATCAAATACAAGTCGGGGAAGACGGCTTTAAGCAATGGGATG TCTTGGCTTCCTTGGATATGGACGCGATGGTGAACACGGTACGGGCCTGGACTGAGAACCCCGTGAAGTTTGCCCGCTCCCATGGAGTGAATCTTGCACTCAAAGATGACTCAAAGATGCCCACTTCTGAGGATGTCCACATACTGGTGGTGGAGGGATTTCTGCTCTATAACTACAG GCCTCTGGTGGACCTGTTTGATAAACGCTACTACTTAGCCGTTCCTTATGACGAATGCAAACGGAGGAGGAG taCACGTAAATACACAGTTCCTGACCCTCCTGGTCTCTTTGACGGTCATGTCTGGCCAATGTATCTTAAATACAGGAAGGAAATGGAGGCCAGTGAAGTCAATGTTG tttatcTGGATGGACTGAAGTCCAGAGATGATCTTTATGTGCAAGTCTTGGATGATATTCAGAACACGCTCTTGAACTGTTCATAG